The stretch of DNA ACATGTTGAAACTCAAGTCAATGTAATAAATTTTCTCCCATACGAGTGAGAGACTCCCAACCGATGTTAGAAGGTTATGAGAGAGGTCCAAATAAGACAAAGTATATTTCCATGTGGTCGTATTAGTAAACCACTTTGGAATCCTTCCATGAATTTGGTTGTTGGATAGATCTAAGGAAGTAAGTATATTTAGTCGGCTAAGAAATTTCGGGAAACTAATTACATTGCATGAAGATAAATGTAAACCGTGAAGGTTGGGAAAGGTGTATTCACCCCCACCATTAAAactaagagaaagaaaattgtTGCGAGAAAGATCAAGATTTTGTAGCTgttgaagatttgaaaatttatgaaaatctAGGTGACCACTGAGGTTATTTGATGATAGACTTAATTCAGAGAGATTTTGGAGAAGAAACATTGACTCGGGATAACACCTTGCAGCTTGTTATGAGACAGATCACAAATATCCAGTGAAAAAGCAGAGAATTCACCAATTGAGCCGGTAAGCTGGTTCCCACTGAGGTGTAAGTTAAATAACGATGACGAAGAAAAACACCAACGCGGAATTGTTCCGTTCAACAGGTTATCGGACAAATCCAGATTAGCTAAATTAGAAAGTCCACTATTTTTCTCTGGTATTGCTCCAAGTAATTTGTTCACGTAACAACTTAAATCACGAAGATTAGTGAGCCCAAACAACGATGATGGCAATTGGCCCACTAGGTTGTTTCTAGAAAGATCTAAAACTTCTAATTTGCTTAGCTTGCGAAACAGATTGGGGATTTCACCatcaaaattattatatgaaagATCTAAGTGAATAAGATGGTGAAGGTTAAAAAGAGATGATGGAATCTCACCACTGAAGTAATTCGAATGGAGGACCAGATAGTTTAATTGTGAGATGTTACCCATGCATTGAGGAATAGGTCCTGTGAAATTATTATCTGAAAGGTCAATGTAAGTGAGATGTTGAAGATTTGAAAGTGATAATGGAATCTCGCCACTGAATTCGCTATCACAAAGGGCCAAGTATTTTAGCTGCGTGAGATTAGATAAAGACTGAATGTGTCCTGAAAAAGTACTCAAAGAGAGATCCAAGTGTCTAAGAGGAGTGCTCCAATTGGACTGTGGAAGCTCACCTTCAATATACCCATTAGCAGACAGATCAAGCTCTTGAAGATTAGGTAAAGAGAGTATTTTATTTGCTAACTTCCAATGCAATCCCGTACTGTGAAGGCTAAGAGAAACCAAAGAGGATGAAAAATTAACCAACAAAGACAGAGAACTTGGTTTAATCAAAGACATATCTAGGCAATCAAGAATAAGCTCCCTTAACTGAGTTGCATTTACAATCAGCTTTTCGAGAGTTGCTGATTCAATTCTCATTCCATATGACAGTGAGAGATCAAGTGAAACTAGTTTTGAGAGATGAGATATTTCGGAAGGAATGAGACCGCTAAATCCATCATACGATAGGTTGAGATGTGTAAGAGCGAGAAGATGACCAAACCCAGAAGGCATTAGAGAAAAGGAAAAGTCGTTGAAAGCAAGGTTGAGCTTTTGCAGGTGAGTGAGCTTAAAGAGAGTGGTGTTGGGATCAAATTCACCTTGAAGGCAACTGCCACTGAGGTCTAAGCCAATGACGCGGCCTGAGTTTGTGTCACAACTCACTCCATTCCAGAAACAACAATTAGTACCATTTTTCCAAGATTCTGTCTTTGGATATGTAGATTGGTACCATGTAGAAGTGCCAGAACAGCCATCGACTCTAAATTGGCTTTTGAAGCTAAGCAAGGAAGAGGCATCATGATGGTTGCATAAGGGCAATAGCATCGACGAAGACCTTTTTGAAGGAAACTGAAAAACCAAGACACTTAGTAGCAGAATAAGAAACCACCTCATACTTCTGCAAACTGTTCTGCTCAATTCATACTCTGCCTTTTAGGAGTTCTAAAAGGAAAGCTATATGGTTATGGAATGTAAGCAAGGTGTGAATGTTAATTTGAAAACAGGTGCTTAAGGAAGGAGTAGGGCCCCGTTATATGAAAATTGAGGTCGCACAAATAAATTTTCCGCGTGGAATTAGTTGCAAGGTCTTCATACAATAAATGGTGCTTTGATTAAATTTCTCCTTTTTAAGTAGATcagaagagaataaaaaaataaaataacttttgataATTAAGTTAACAAgcataatataacattttataaaagttatataaggggagttttataaattaatttgttatttaaagcaactcatttattttttttaagaagtaACACGATAGAACTTGCTCAACTATATATTGATTTAAATCCTATATTCCAAACTTGTGCCTTTACACCTTCACGCCTATGCAAAAGTTTACCGTGACAATctcttataaaatataatctaaaaaatatatatttggtcctagttcaattttatcaatttagttataattgttaggaatccaagtgtgagtctaagtcccacattgaccagaaatgagaaagtagaacactatataagaataaagacccataaacccattgtcttaaggttttgggttgagagtggtgtcaatgccttatatggttgggctcaggtctcattggtgtctTGTATctgacaataatatttttttaatcaagctttaatttttgtcatttttatttaatttagtccttttttaatgttgtttaaataattaaaaataatgagtaGTAACCATCACATGtcactttcttgttttttaaaattttttatttatttttatttattttttatttttttaactttttttatatttgaaaaaatgtccatgtgtcaacCTAGTAATGTACCACGTGTTAgattaaatgttttatatttattatttttattcaatttagtctcattaattggtatctagagccatccaagcctttggtgcatccatcctcttggtttgggtaaggttcttggtccatacttgtctcttgtttcaatttccgttttgtctctcttctccactgttttcttcaattttgctattgtttttttcatgtttttgttgcTCTCCACCatttgacattgaggctacatgaatctccattaattcatcttgtagtactccttgcttcattggtgcaaatctgttttaggttccattttcgttttccagcacttgttctttggttcttgagttttctacatttttattcggtgaattcagtccttctttgcattttatcattCCATCTATGTTTAAGTCATGTTCTATGCTTTGTTTGTGCTTTAATTCCTCTTTTCCACAGTTTAATTGCATTGCTTACTGATTTGGTTGAGTTTCTGAGCCACATCTCACAACCAAAACACTATGATCCTGCAAGGAAGTGTGTGGATGTTTAAGGCCTGAATCCTcactgtttttcatccatttcaccgattggattgtgcttttgtgtgtctaagatgttcttctatgattcatgcttgatttcagttcataatcaagttctttagctatgctttccatagaacatCTCCTCCAATTTCAGAGAGCAAATCTGCTATagttttcttctgtttttctACCAAACCACTACATGCGCAGTctctgtttttgattttttgtgagtaactcagtgcaccaaaattcaatatgatttttgcctcatttagttaacatctagacgaaaaatacaaaaaaagaatcatttaaaaatgttgagtagaaaaaaaataaaaaatcacgcAAGTTGAGGCTCATATTTCCGTTTTCTGGCACTGCAGTTTCTGAAAATTCACTGTTCTATTGCTGTTttgtgcgtgtttgtgtgtttttagtgCTTGTTTTCACATGAATTTTTTCTTGAGTTTGTACTCTATATTGCTTCATTATTGATTTGCTTTGGAAGTCAATTTATCACTTCATTTGCTACTGCTTTGCAATGAGTACTTCAACCATATGATTGAGCACTTTTATTTTGctgttttgttgttttcatctattctagtgcctttctaggttccttttgtggtgcttgtttttattttccagcctttaattttttgcttgtcacttcttgaacctccttctagtcatgtttcatttcaattctcttttggtttagcatttctaattagcttttcttgctttctcctttgtttgggttcatcTACTTGTCTCTCGGTTTTGGTTGATTAATGATGCTATGGAGTTTAGAATGGTTTGTATGatatggtagcatcttaggtggtggatattgaagtagaattttagcttgtgtgtTTTCTATATGATTTCCTTCTCCTCACCTTTAAGAGTTTGAGAGTTTTGAgcctattcatttgagagagTGTGTGCTAACTAGTTTGCTTGCCAtagtttgttttatttctttctttcactctttTGCAGATTTGGTTGCTCTTTTTGGGTGTTGTAGTAGTGTGGTGCTGCAAAGGAAACTTTTACACACTTTGGTGCTTGAATTTGGTCATATACAAAGGCTACCAAAGCCTCATTTGCTCTCGGGATAGTACATTTTCCAGCAGCTGTGATCTTTGGAGAGCTTGTTTTGGTGCTGTTTTGGAGTCTTTGGTTGTACATTTTGGACCTCATTTTAGCAACACCTTTTAGTTCTTTAATTGTGTATAATTTGGACACCTCTTTTTGGTACAATTGAAGCATTCTAAGACATTTTATTGGTTCTCCAAAAAGCCTTAAAATCTTATTTTCTAGCATCCAATTTGCTCTCGGTTTGCTTCACTTTGTACCAAAACTTGTGCatcaatttcttttgttttgaacattccattgtatccatggcctacttaggtgtcttggggaaccaaaggtgttcaatcccatctcctaagtagaacctttttcatattatagtgcaacgttttactaagtgagtgtgttgaaagttctaagtgctttctcatcttgcttttaggccgcatagttagacgcttagtggtttaaatttgtgagaccaaagtctctaaaatttttgccatttaggggtccgtttttagtgttagtcttttcttttctttgagtcttgtttgtgtttgtttgtgcttagtgtctcaagtgattctatttacttagccttaaacaattgtgtgatctttgaaaccttttgcaagtacatcttggcaaggattggccttggtacttaagaagtcttttagactcacctcgcctaacctggaggtctccttgtgcttggtttcttctttcaccatttggttaaagttctaagttctttcaatcaccatgagcactcgaagggctactcgtgctagtacccatcatcaacaacatgatgaaaacaacctccacacaagtggtgatgaggaggttgaggttgatcctagagtcctaaataatctctctcaagaggttagggaccttaaaattcaaatggcttccatgcaagccaatcttcaattaattgccaATCAACTTACCCCTCCCAACCATAATACCCGTGTCTCTCCTAGGCCTTCTCGTGCCCATTCAAggcatgagtatgattttgaagaggaggaagatagcgcattaaccttagacaatcgcctcgtgtaagaaggcaaaggcgcatacctcctcacccaaaggaagtcaaaattgatttgcctcatttctatggaaaggataatgttgaggtttttcttgattgggttgccaaagtagaacaattgtttgaaagtcatgttgtggaggaagagaggcgtgtgtctctagttactcttagctttcaagggcatgctcttaattggtggacttccttagtcctccaaagaaggagaaaagggctacatgatattgagtattggaatgatcttaaggaagcccttcatgcccgccatgttccctcctactacaaaagagagcttttggacaagctccaaaggctccaacaaagatctatgtctatagaagagtatagataaaagatggagctctacatcatgagagccggaattgaagaagaagaggaacttaccattgctaggttcttaagtggactcaattacaacataagagataaagttgagttgctcccctaccgcaattttaatgatcttgttcaaatgagcattaaggtggagcaacaacttttgagacgtccttctcgcaaggattctccctctttttctaaaagtgattttcaaaagaaagattttttaaaagaaaaagagtccactcataagagccttacaaaggtaagtgataagggtgaatcctccaccaacaaaagaggtagtgacatcaaatgtttcaagtgtctaggtagaggtcatgtggccGCTCAATGCCCTACCAAACGTACCATTGTGCTTAAGGGCAAAGACCTCTACACTAGCCAAGAGGAGTCATCTTCAAGTGACTCCGACATTTCTCATTCTAAtgattctcaagaacattcatatccaaatgaagggaaacttttgatgattaggaggcttctcaataaccaacctagcattcctctcaatgatcaaagagaaaatatattccacacaagatgtgaggttttgaaaaacacttgttctttgatcattgatagtgggtcttgttgcaattgttgtagcacaagattggttgagaagttgaatttgactttgttaccccatcccaaaccttacaaacttcattggcttaatgaagatggagatctcaaagttgaacatcaagtgaaagtcaagttctccattgggaaatttaaagataaagttttatgtgatgtaatcccaatggaagcttgccatattctcttggggaggccttggaaatttgatcataaaaccttacacaatggccacaccaatgagatcaccctccaacatcattcaaaaacttttgtgttgcatcccctcactcctagccaagttgctagtgatcaagttcaaatgcgagctaggagagaggaagagagttccaagaactctaatgcttctaaagattttaaggacaagacaaaggtagaggaagtttcttcttctaaggatgttgctcatgaagttcttttaactcataaaactcttttgcacactcttcataatgagcaacctcccttcctcttactttgtcaagcaatccttacttgtcttgaacatccttctcttaaggatctacctccttccattcgtgctctccttcataaatttcaagatatttttccaaaggatggccctcatggtctcccaccttttagagggattgagcaccaaattgattttgtcctaggggcaagtcttcctaatagaccCGCCTATAGGACAAACACAATTGAGACCAAGGAGATAGAAACTTAAGTGAATGATTTGCTAGACAAGGGAtgggttcaaaaaagtttaagtccttgtgttgtgcctgtgttgttggtgcccaagaaagatggaaagtggcgtatgtgctgtgattgtagggctatcaacaacatcaccataaaatataggcacccaatcccaagactagatgatatgtttgatgaattacatggagcacaaatattttcaaaaatagacctcaaaagtggttaccaccaaattcgtattcaaaaaggtgatgagtggaaaactgctttcaatacaaaatttggtctatatgaatggttagtcatgccctttggtctaaccaatgctcctagtacattcatgcgcctaatgaatcatgtcttgcgagattgtataggcaagtttattgttgtctattttgatgatatttttgtgTATAGTACAAGTTCTAAGCTTCATGTGGGTcatcttagagttgtgttatctcttctccgagaccaccaactctatgctaacattgacaactgcactttctgtgtagagagtgtcatctttttgggatttgtggtcaataagagtggggtgcatgttgaccccgcaaaaatcaaggccatccaagaatggcctatgccaaagaatgttggggacattagaagttttcatggattagcaagtttttatagaagatttatccccaacttctccaccattgcttcacccctcaatgaacttgttaagaaagacatatcttttgagtggggtgaaagataacaaaaggcttttgatgatatcaagactaggctcacccaagctcccattcttgctcttccaaactttgagaaaacttttgagctagaatgtgatgcttctggggtgggaataggtgcggttttgttacaagaaggccatccaattgcctattttagtgaaaaactaaatggtccttctcgcaactatcccacctatgacaaagagctatatgctcttgtgcgagctcttcatacttgggaacattatcttgtgacaaaagagtttattatccatagtgatcatgaaactctcaagtatttgaagagccaacacaaattgaataaaaggcatgcaaagtgggttgagtacttggaacaattcccttatgttatcaagtacaagaaagggaaagctaatgtagtggctgatgcactatcaaggagatatactctcttagccaagcttgggtcccaaattcttggatttgacaacatatgtgaattatatattcatgatcccttctttgctaccatttatcatgattgtctcactaagtcccaaggcggcttttatctctcaaatggatgtcttttcaaagaaggccgcctatgtattcctctaggttctcatagaaaacttgtgatcaaagaaatgcatgaggggagacttatgggtcactttggggTCGCCAAAACTTTGGCCATCCTTAAGGAGAAATTCTTTTCGccccatatgaaaagggaaatacaaaactattgtgctagttgtttgaattgtttgcatgctaagtctagcgcaatgcctGCAGGGATGTATACTTCTTTGCCAgttgcttccaccccttggaaggatataagtatggattttgtcctagggcttccaaggacttctagggg from Vigna unguiculata cultivar IT97K-499-35 chromosome 8, ASM411807v1, whole genome shotgun sequence encodes:
- the LOC114194096 gene encoding LOW QUALITY PROTEIN: receptor-like protein 6 (The sequence of the model RefSeq protein was modified relative to this genomic sequence to represent the inferred CDS: inserted 1 base in 1 codon), with the translated sequence MRWFLILLLSVLVFQFPSKRSSSMLLPLCNHHDASSLLSFKSQFRVDGCSGTSTWYQSTYPKTESWKNGTNCCFWNGVSCDTNSGRVIGLDLSGSCLQGEFDPNTTLFKLTHLQKLNLAFNDFSFSLMPSGFGHLLALTHLNLSYDGFSGLIPSEISHLSKLVSLDLSLSYGMRIESATLEKLIVNATQLRELILDCLDMSLIKPSSLSLLVNFSSSLVSLSLHSTGLHWKLANKILSLPNLQELDLSANGYIEGELPQSNWSTPLRHLDLSLSTFSGHIQSLSNLTQLKYLALCDSEFSGEIPLSLSNLQHLTYIDLSDNNFTGPIPQCMGNISQLNYLVLHSNYFSGEIPSSLFNLHHLIHLDLSYNNFDGEIPNLFRKLSKLEVLDLSRNNLVGQLPSSLFGLTNLRDLSCYVNKLLGAIPEKNSGLSNLANLDLSDNLLNGTIPRWCFSSSSLFNLHLSGNQLTGSIGEFSAFSLDICDLSHNKLQGXYPESMFLLQNLSELSLSSNNLSGHLDFHKFSNLQQLQNLDLSRNNFLSLSFNGGGEYTFPNLHGLHLSSCNVISFPKFLSRLNILTSLDLSNNQIHGRIPKWFTNTTTWKYTLSYLDLSHNLLTSVGSLSLVWEKIYYIDLSFNMLEGDIPVPPFRTEFFFLSNNKLTGGISSALCHASSLEMINLSHNNLTGKLPECLGTFHYLSILDLRRNNLSGMIPRTYLQIESLETMNFNGNQLAGPLPRSVVKCKQLRVLDLGENNIQDTFPSWLESLQQLQVLVLRADRFNGSINSLKSKNGFPMLRVFDISNNNFSGNLPTSYFENFKGMMVNINNGLQYMRGERYSLKYYDSIVVTIKGEIFPLERILTIFTTIDLSNNRFEGIIPAIVGELKSLKGLNLSHNRITGCIPQTLGGLENLEWLDLSSNMLKGEIPNAFTNLHYLSVLNLSQNQLVGMIPTGKQLDTFQNDSYLGNPGLCGLPLSKPCHKDKKQRRDSNTFYHDEQFGFGWKPVAIGYGCGVAFGIVLGYIVFFSRKPQWSIRFVEGILNQRVRKKSHLTPANTKQHNEGR